The stretch of DNA aaaaataaattttttatcttcttctcaactctgctcctctactaggcatagcataagtaggaaaataaattttttttctcttcttcccaactctgctcctctactaggcactgcctaagtaggaaaataaattttttcttttcttctcaactctgctcctctactaagcaccgcctaagtaggaaaataaaattactccctgccccaactctgctcctctactaggcacatcctaagtaggaaaataaaatttctcaccgccccaactctgctcctctactaggcgcagcctaagtaagaaaataaaattttcaattttctccTGCACGCTgttcctctactaggcgatgccatagtaggaaaataaaattttcatttttctcctgcacgctgctcctctactaggtgatgccttagtaggaaaataaaatttttctcctgcacgctgctcctctactaggcgatgtcttagcttgaaaataaaaatgcataatccttgccctctaactcctccgcttggtgataccttagcaggaaaataaaaatgcatCATCCttgccctctaactcctctgctaggtgataccttagcaggaaaataaaaattcaatacCATCgctctctaactcctctgctaggtgataccttagcaggaaaataaaagttcaataccccccaccctctaactcctctgctaggcgatgccttagcaggaaaatacaaattttttctcttcttgtaaactctgctcctctactaggcacaacctaagtaggaaaataaaattttttctcttcttcaaACTCTGTTCCTCTACTAGGCGaagccttagtaggaaaatacaattttttctCTTCTCCGCCTCTGCTCCTCTCCTAGgagatgccttagtaggaaaataaaattttttctcttctccgcctctgctcctctactaggcacaaccttagtaggaaaataaaatttctccttgccccaactctgctcctctactaggcgcaggCTAAGTAGgaaaatacaattttttctcttcttccaaactctgctcctctactaggcacaacctaagtaggaaaataaaatttttttctcttcttccaactctgctcctctactaggcgatgccttagtaggaaaatacaattttttctcttcttccaactctgctcctctactaggcgattccttagtaggaaaataaaattttttctcttcttcgcCTCTGCTCATCTACTAGGCACAACttaagtaggaaaataaaatttcttccCGCCCCAACTTTGCTCCTCTACTAGGAGCAGCCTAAttaggaaaataatttttttctcttcttccacACTCTGttcctctactaggcacagcctaagtaggaaaataaaattgtttCTCTTCttccaactctgctcctctactaggagacgccttagtaggaaaatacaattttttctCTTCTCCGTctctactcctctactaggcacagcctaagtaggaaaataaaatttctccccgccccaactctgctcctctactaggcgcagcctaagtagggaataaaatattttctcttcttccaaactctgctcctctacttggcgcagcctaagtaggaaaataattttttttctcttcttctaactctgctcctctactaggcgatgccttagtaggaaaattttaatttttctcctgcacgctgctcctctactaggcgatgccttagtaagaaaattttaattcaacaCCCTCAAAATACAACAACATTTATGAACTGAAAAgaagaacttgattttattgaatCCCAAATGATTACATAGGAAAATTCGAAATGAAATAGATCAAAAAGCAAATCAAGGATAATATTTTCTAAGGTGATAAGCGTTTCAGGGCATCTTCAATGCCTTGCCTTGCGCATTCTCCAAGTACTAGGCTCCAGAGCTCAGCCTTTCGATAACTTTGAAGGGACCCTCCCACTTTGGGTCCAACTTTCCTCTCTGCTCCTCTTGCACCTTCCTCAGGACCAAGTCACCTACCTGAAAGTTTCTCTGAATGACCTTCTGATTATAAGTCTGTGCAATGCGGTTCTTATAAGCTTCCATGTGGATGCTGGCAGCCTCTCTCTTTTCTTCCAGAAGATCAAGGTCAGTGGCACGTCTCGGACCATTGTCCTCGTCATAAAACATTACCCTTGCTGATTCCAATCCAATCTCAGCCGGGAGCACTGCCTCATTACCATAGACCAAACCGAAAGGAGTCTCTTTGGTTCCTTCTCTTGGAGTGGTTCGGTATGCCCATAAGACACTTGGTAGCTCATCTACCCAATTTCCCTTAGCATTGCCAAGTCGAACTTTCAAACCCTGTACCAGCGTCCGATTAGTCATCTCCACCTGCCCATTACTCTGCGGGTAAGCTACAGATGGAAAGACTTGTTGAATCTTCATCTCTTTACACCAAGCTTTGATCTTAGCCCCTTGGAACTGTCTCCCATTATCATCTAGGCACCCCATATCTGCACACTATATTTTTCCACAGGAATTTCAGGACGCCATTCTCAGTGATTCTGGCCAAAGGCTCTGTTTCCACCCATTTTGAAAAGTAATCAACTGCTACCAATAGGAACTTCTTCTGAGCAGGAGCTATAGGGAAATACCCCACAATATCCATTCCCCACTGGTCAAAAGGACAGATGGCCGTGATGGCCTTCATCATCGCGGTCGGCCGGTGATGCATCCGGGCATGAAGCTGACAACTATCACGAGACATCACTAGCTCTTGAGCATCATGCAGCACTGAGGGCCAACAATAACCGACTAGCAGCACCTTCCTTGCCAACGCATAAGCCCCTAGGTGATTTCCACAGCACCCCTCATGAACTTCTCGGAGTAAATAATCAGCCTCTTGATAACTCAAGCATCGAAGAAGCAGCCCTGCAAAAGATGTTCTATACAACACTTCTCCTACCATCACATAACGCGAACACTTTGTCTTCAACTTACGAGCTTCGCGAGGGTTATCAGGAAGCTTTCCCTCTTTCAGGTAGTTAATTATGCCCGTCCTCCAATCCTCCCCCTCCTGTTCAACTGCGGGCGAACTCGTGAGAGGTGTGAGTTCAACTAAAAATACCACATCTCTAGTCTTCCAAATTCCCATTGTTCCAGCCATTTTGGCTAGAGTGTCCgccttttcattttctttcctgAGAATCTGTTCAAATGTAATTTGTGTGAATTTCTCTCTGACTCTGTCCACTTCTTGAGCATACTCAATAAGCTTTTCATCCTTCACATCATACATTCCCTTCATCTGTTGTGCTACCAGCTGTGAGTCAGAAAAAATAAGTATCTGGGTAGCTCCCACGTTCCTGACTGCTCGAAGTCTTGCCAACACAGCCTCATTGTTGGATGCTCGAAAGTTCAACCTTACCGCTAACTTCACCTCCTCTccagctggtgaaatcagtaccACTCCCACCCCACTTCCCTCCTTCGAAGAGGAACCGTCCACATATACTTTCCAAGGGTCCTCATTTTCTTGATGCACGGTCTCAGCCAGAAAATTGGCTAAGGCTTGCGCTTTAATAGCTGTTCTCGGCTCATACTGGATGTCATACTCTCCTAGCTCAGTAGTCCACTTAACCAAACGGCCAGACATATCCGCATGAGTGAGGATTCTGCCCAATGGACTGTTGGTGAGCACCACAATTGGATGAGATAGGAAGCAGGGCCTCAAGCGCCTCGCTGTCATCACCAAAGCCAAAGCCAATTTCTCCAAACCTGAGTATCTTATTTCCGCCCCCTTGAGTGCATGCGAAATATAATAGACTGGCTGTTGAATTGATCCCTCCAGCTTGACAAGGACCGAACTCACAGCCCCTTCAGTGGCAGATAAAGATACCCACAAAGGCTCACCTGCTGTCGGTTTGGCTAAGACAGGAAGCTCAACAAGGTACTCCTTCAATTCTGTGAAAGCTTTCTCGCAATCCGGACCccattcaaattttttcgccTTATGCAAGGTCCGGAATAATGGTAAGCTTCTGTGAGCGGACCTCGAGACAAAACGTGCCAGAGCAGCAATCCTCCCTATCAACTGTTGAACATCTTTGGGTCCCCGGGGAGAGACCATGTCTTGAATAGCTCGAACTTTCTCGGGGTTAGCCTCAATCCCCCTCTCTGTCACCATATAACCCAGAAACTTCCCACTCCTCACCCCAAAGATACACTTCTGAGGATTCAACTTCAGCCCGTAGGATCTGAGGGTCGCAAAGTTTCCACCAAATCAGGTATGAGCCGGGCCGAGTCTTTTATTTTACCAtgatgtcgtccacatacactTCGACATTCCTTCCCATCTGCTCAGAAAATACACTATCTATCAGTCTTTGATACGTGGCTCTGGCATTTTTGAGTCCGAAGGGCATGACCACGTAGCAGAAAGTTCCTTCGGAGGTAATGAaatcattgtaaaatatagtgtgagtgtgtatcaaagttctaagttccaatatattttctttcatgttctcaactatgagtgatattttagtgttgatcaaaagtaagcttatggcaagctaaatctattatgtcaaggtgaagaggatgcattcttggtgaagtaagattgtttatattttgtatattctttctttatttcttttcatttagctaacttatttttattgtaggtataaaaatgaattatttgttgttatcaatttacatcaaatgcttgataccattaaagtggttatcttgatttgttgtttaattttgatacaataaatatttcatcacttattatatatatatatatatatatatatatatgtagatatatatatatatttatataataatatcataatattttatttagacgatagcgtggctctgccggttgttctaaatgaaatattatgatttaatactaacatctaacaatctaacatttactttatcgcaactaacttttaatttctcgcaactaacttttactttctcgcaactaatttttactttaccgcaactaacttattaaatcaatatatttcatttaggcaatagcgtggctctgccggttgttctaaatgaaatataatgatttaatttaacatttactttatgaaattatttatttatatagttataattataatcataggtaccatatataaaatatcggttaattcggtattttttatagtgggaactatattatattatgtgtgtgtttaattttcttggaaccattatttatggtggtttcttttgttttacttttagttaaataatattacataaaccaagaataaatcctcaagtcttgacaaaatttataatttgtaaacttcattcttgcatttggtaatctataaattaataaatttaaactcaaaataacctctctgaggatcgatctcgtacttacgaaatatattacttgtagacaacctacacttgggtgaattattatttaagtagtagcaagtttttggcgccgttgccggggaggtataaattaagtttatatttgttaattatgttttatttataagtattgtgttgttttttttttgtatgagtatttggagtcggaaaaaaagtggtagacttattcgagtatctgaaaataatttaaacatggatgataattcaaataatcaagataataataataataataataataataataataataataataataataataataataataatcaagaacatgatcaattaagaacacttaggcaccatatgaaccctattagaactagtgccccatcttgtttagtttttcctcctgatgcatctaatttcaacttcaaacctcaaattattcaacttttaccaaattttcatggcttaaattctgaaaatccatatttgcatctaagagaatttgaggaagtttgtaacacttataatgatcaaaattgtagcatgtatatagttcgattaaagcttttcccttttttctttaaaagataaagctaaaacatggctacaaaatttaagataaagttcaataagatcatgggaagaaatgcaacaacaatttctcgaaaagtttttcccttcccatagaacaaactcttttaaaagacaaattacaactttttctcaaaaacaaggagaaacgttttatcaatgttgggatagatataaagaattacttaatacatgcccacatcatggttttgaaacatggagaatattttctcacttttatgaaggtctaatacctaaagataggcaaatgatagaattcatgtgtaatggaacttttgaagataaaaacccaaatgaagctatggaatatttggattcattagcagaaaatgctcaaaattgggataatataggtacaatagaaccaccaacaactaaaaataataattcaacaaatgggggtggtatctataatcttaaagatgatatagatattcaagctaaacttgcatctttagcaagaaaaattgagtcattagaaatgaaaaagagtggtcaattaaaaagtattcaagaaattgtttgtcatatatgtgatacacatgatcatgctacaaaatattgtccaacattaccttcatttaaagaatgtctccatgaacaagcaaattatgttaacaattataaaaaaacaatactagatcatttttcaccatcatataatcctggatggaaaaatcatcctaattttagttggaggaatgataataatgcgcaaccgtcacaacaatattttcaaaataaccaaaatcatcaaggttatattccttatgttacacctccaagaaaaaactttgaagatgtaattcatgcatttatccaaaagcaagagtctatcaatattcaaaacagtaaatctatgagtgatttgaaagaaactcttgcaaaatttgcatctgcacttgatattcatgaaaaaggaaaatttccatctcaacctcaacctaatcctaaaaatcaaaatcaagaattaaaaaatgaaaaaattgatcaaataaaatctgttattatccttagaagtggtaaaatagttaatgatccatatagtaatgaaaacaaggatcatttaaaatcaaagagtaaggatgataatcccGATACTTTTGAGagtgatgataccttaaattttaagaataatatggtgaatgataaatcatctgaaatagtaaataagtcaaataaacctccaccatttcctcatgcattaacaaatcataaaaaacaaaaaagtgattctgatatctatgaagtttttaaacaagtgaagataaatattccattattagatgctattaaacaagtaccttcttatgcaaaatttttaaaagacttatgtactgtaaagagaaaattgcatgtaaagaaaaaagcattcttggctgaacaagtaagttctattcttcaaaataattctagtttaaaatataaagatcctggttgtccaacaatttcatgtattattggagaaaataaaattaaaaaaactttgttggatttgggagcaagtgtgaattttttacttccttattcagtttatgaaaaacttaatttaggagaattaaaatccacttctgttactctcttactggcggataggtcaatcaaaatacctagaggtattgtagaagatgtgttggttcaagttgataaattcatatatcatgtagattttattgttttggatacacaaccaatagaagtacataatgaaattccagtaatattgggacgaccatttctagcaacttcaaatgctttaattaattgtcgaaatggaataatgaaattttcttttggaaatatgactctagaacttaatgtgtttaatttatgtaaataaccaagtattaatgaaaatgaatatgataatgaaattgaaacaattgtggaagaaaatatacaagaagaaaacttaaatcaacaatctgaagttttttcaatagaaagttttgagtctaaaaataattttaaagaagatgataatacaaaacttgaattaccattagaattgaaatatgtatttcttggtgaaaataaaacatttcttgttgtaatttcttccactcttttgccaaatcaagaagaagatttaattaaattacttaaaaaatataaaaatgcaattggatggacttttaaagatataaaaggtatgaatcctttaatatgtacacataaaattcacttggaagaaaatgctaaaacatatcaacaaccacaaagaaggttaaatccacataggaaggaagttgttaagaatgaagtattaaaactattagacgctggaattatctatccaatttcagatagtaaatgggtaagtccaacacaagtagtacctaaaaagtccggcatcactgttataaaaaatgaaaagggagagttattacaagctaggattccatctagttggcgtatgtgtattgattatagaaaattaaatgatgcaactagaaaagatcatttcccactaccatttttagatcaaattctagaaaaagtagcaggaaattcttattactgttttcttgatgggtattcggggtattatcaaatacctatatcattagaagatcaagaaaaaactacttttacttgtcctttcggaac from Primulina tabacum isolate GXHZ01 chromosome 3, ASM2559414v2, whole genome shotgun sequence encodes:
- the LOC142538504 gene encoding uncharacterized protein LOC142538504 gives rise to the protein MVTERGIEANPEKVRAIQDMVSPRGPKDVQQLIGRIAALARFVSRSAHRSLPLFRTLHKAKKFEWGPDCEKAFTELKEYLVELPVLAKPTAGEPLWVSLSATEGAVSSVLVKLEGSIQQPVYYISHALKGAEIRYSGLEKLALALVMTARRLRPCFLSHPIVVLTNSPLGRILTHADMSGRLVKWTTELGEYDIQYEPRTAIKAQALANFLAETVHQENEDPWKVYVDGSSSKEGSGVGVVLISPAGEEVKLAVRLNFRASNNEAVLARLRAVRNVGATQILIFSDSQLVAQQMKGMYDVKDEKLIEYAQEVDRVREKFTQITFEQILRKENEKADTLAKMAGTMGIWKTRDVVFLVELTPLTSSPAVEQEGEDWRTGIINYLKEGKLPDNPREARKLKTKCSRYVMVGEVLYRTSFAGLLLRCLSYQEADYLLREVHEGCCGNHLGAYALARKVLLVGYCWPSVLHDAQELVMSRDSCQLHARMHHRPTAMMKAITAICPFDQWGMDIVGYFPIAPAQKKFLLVAVDYFSKWVETEPLARITENGVLKFLWKNIVCRYGVPR